The following proteins are co-located in the Doryrhamphus excisus isolate RoL2022-K1 chromosome 3, RoL_Dexc_1.0, whole genome shotgun sequence genome:
- the LOC131125050 gene encoding leucine-rich repeat and immunoglobulin-like domain-containing nogo receptor-interacting protein 3 produces MTGSPGPGGRALMPWQKMWRGVLAASLVTVLTLTLPGSSQACPPRCECSAQLRSVSCQRRRLTNIPEGIPTETQLLDLSKNRLRWVQAGDLAPYPRLEEVDFSENLIATLEPNSFASLPSLKVLKLRGNQLKLVPMGAFAKLGNLTSLDLSENKIVILLDYTFQDLKSLKHLEVGDNDLVYISHKAFSGLLGLEDLTIARCNLTSISGQTLSYLRSLVTLRLRHLSITALEDQNFRKLSNLRGLDISHWPYLEYISPLSFQGLDLHWLSITNTNITSVPSASFKNMVHLTHLNLSYNPITTLEPWAFRDLLRLKELIMVSTGLTTVEPHALGGLRQLRVLNFSSNDLQTLEEGSFHSVNSLETLRVDGNPLMCDCRLLWILQRRKTLNFDGRVPVCAGPVEVQGISLSTFTDSALFDHFTCQKPKIRNRKLQQVTAREGQPVSFLCRAEGEPVPAIIWISPQRRRITAKSSGRITVLPSGTLEIRYAQLTDSGTYICIASNAGGNDTYFATLTVRGQPLDAASAFFLNRSLYSGEFFNDTNLNSTRVFLKFTLDLTTILVSTAMGCITFLGVVLFCFLLLFVWSRGRGQRKNNFTVEYSFRKSEPATGSSSGGTRKFNMKMI; encoded by the exons ATGACTGGCTCTCCTGGCCCTGGAGGGCGTGCCTTAATGCCATGGCAGAAGATGTGGCGGGGGGTCCTGGCTGCTTCTCTGGTCACCGTCTTAACTTTGACGCTGCCAGGAAGTAGTCAGGCCTGCCCGCCACGTTGCGAGTGCTCGGCTCAGCTGAGGTCGGTGTCGTGTCAGCGGCGGCGGCTCACCAACATCCCCGAAGGCATCCCCACCGAGACACAACTCCTGGATCTCAGCAAGAACCGACTCCGATGGGTGCAAGCGGGCGATCTGGCACCGTACCCCCGGCTGGAGGAAGTCGATTTCAGTGAAAACCTCATTGCTACATTAGAGCCCAATTCCTTCGCCAGTCTGCCCAGTCTTAAAGTGCTGAAGTTACGGGGCAACCAGCTGAAGTTAGTGCCTATGGGGGCTTTTGCCAAGCTGGGTAATCTGACCAGCTTGGACCTGAGTGAGAACAAGATTGTCATTCTATTGGACTACACCTTCCAGGACCTTAAGAGTCTAAAACACCTAGAAGTGGGAGACAATGACCTGGTTTATATTTCCCACAAG GCATTCTCAGGTCTGCTGGGACTGGAAGATCTCACCATAGCTCGTTGTAACCTGACATCCATCTCAGGCCAAACATTGTCCTATTTACGCAGCCTGGTCACCCTCCGCCTCCGTCACCTCAGCATCACGGCTCTCGAGGACCAGAACTTCCGAAAGCTCTCAAACCTTCGAGGTCTGGACATCAGTCACTGGCCCTATCTGGAGTACATTTCCCCTCTTAGTTTCCAGGGTCTTGACCTCCACTGGCTGTCAATTACCAACACCAACATCACTTCTGTCCCCTCTGCTTCCTTCAAAAACATGGTGCATCTAACCCACCTCAACCTATCCTACAACCCCATCACAACGCTGGAGCCCTGGGCCTTCAGAGACCTGCTGAGGTTGAAGGAGCTCATCATGGTCAGCACAGGTTTGACGACGGTGGAGCCCCACGCCCTCGGAGGCCTCAGGCAGCTTCGGGTCCTCAACTTCTCATCGAATGACTTACAGACATTGGAAGAGGGTTCCTTCCACTCTGTCAACAGTCTGGAGACCCTCAGAGTGGATGGGAACCCTCTCATGTGTGACTGCCGTCTGTTGTGGATCCTGCAAAGGCGCAAGACCCTCAACTTTGACGGCAGGGTACCCGTGTGTGCAGGGCCTGTGGAGGTGCAAGGCATCAGCCTGAGTACCTTCACTGATTCTGCACTCTTTGATCATTTTACATGCCAGAAACCGAAAATACGCAACCGCAAACTTCAGCAG GTGACAGCTCGAGAGGGCCAACCTGTGAGTTTTCTCTGTCGTGCCGAAGGAGAACCAGTGCCCGCCATCATCTGGATTTCCCCACAACGCCGACGGATCACAGCGAAGAGTTCCGGCCGCATCACCGTTCTCCCAAGTGGCACCCTGGAGATCCGCTACGCCCAGCTTACTGACAGCGGAACATACATCTGCATCGCCAGTAACGCCGGAGGCAATGACACCTACTTCGCCACGCTCACAGTACGCGGCCAACCGTTGGACGCCGCCTCAGCCTTTTTTCTCAATCGCTCTCTGTACAGCGGCGAGTTCTTCAATGACACAAACCTGAATAGCACTCGGGTTTTTCTTAAGTTTACCTTGGACCTGACAACTATCCTGGTCTCCACGGCAATGGGTTGCATCACCTTCCTCGGGGTGGTCCTCTTCTGTTTCCTGCTGCTGTTCGTGTGGAGCCGAGGACGCGGCCAACGCAAGAATAACTTCACAGTGGAGTACTCTTTCCGGAAATCTGAGCCCGCCACCGGGAGTTCTTCGGGAGGGACCAGGAAATTCAACATGAAGATGATATGA